GAAGGCCCTGCCCCAAGACCGAGGGCGCGGGCCCCTGCCACCGGGTTTACCCGGGTGTCACCAGCATCGGGGCAGGCCGGGGGCCGATTTCGACGTGACAGGAGTCACCTTCACCGGCGTGCCCGACGAGCCGACCGCGGGGCTTTCCGACGCGTCAGCCGTTGCGCAGCCGCTCGATCGCGAGCCGGCCGGCCCCCACGCTGTCCGGCGCAGGCAGCGAGTCGGGGTCGATGCTCGCGGGAACCTCGATGCTGCCGCCGGTCACCAGTTCGGTGTCGGCGGGCAGGCCCCGCTTGAGCAGTGCCAGCGCGATCGGGCCGTCGTCGACGTGGTCGACGACGGTGCCGAGCCGCCCCACGGTGCGGCCGCCGGCCAGCACCGGGTCGCCGGTGGCGGGGCGGTCCGAGGAGCCGTCGAGATGCAGCAGCACCAGCATGCGCGGCGGCCTGCCCAGGTTGTGCACGCGTGCCACGGTCTCCTGGCCCCGGTAGCACCCCTTGTCGAGGTGCACCGCACCGACTCCGGGACCGCCGATCCAGCCGACCTCGTGCGGGATCGTGCGCTCGTCGGTGTCCACACCGAGGCGCGGCCGCTGGGCGGCCACGCGGTGCGCCTCGTACGCCCACATCCCGGCGGGCCGCACCCCCGCGGCGGTGAGCCGCTGCCTCCAGTCGCCGATCTCCTCGCGCGCGACGAGCACATCGAGTTCGAGCCCGTCGGCGGGCAGACGGCGGACGAAGCCCCCGCCGGGCAGCGGCCGCGCCGTCGCCTCGTCCGGCAGCGCGTCGAGGCCCAGGGCGGCCAGCACCTCGTCCCCGGCCAGTCCGGGCCCCAGCAGCGACAGCACGCCGAGATCGGCGGGCTCGATCTGCACGTCGGACCAGAACACCATCTTGCGCAGGTACGCCGTGAGGGGATCCCCGCGCCACGACTCGGTGTCGAGGTAGGTCGTGCCGTCGAGTTCGGTCTGCAACCAGTGGTCCTCGACCCGGCCCTGCATGTCCAGGCTCAGGTTCTCGGTGACCGTGCCGTCGGGTTGGGCGCCGACGTGCTGGCTGGAGATGTTGTGCAGCCATCCCAGGCGGTCCTTGCCGGTCAAGGCGAGCACGGCCCGGTGGGAGCGGTCGACGACGACCGCTTCGGTGGCCGCGGTGCGCTGCTCCCCGAGCGGGTCGCCGTAATGCCACACCGCACCGGTGTCTGGACTGCCCTCGGGCGTCGGAACTGCTGACATACATCAACTCTAGGGAACGCACCGCTGGTGGCGTCGGCGCCGGTCGCCGGGGCTACGCTGGGGCTCCATGGCAAGCCATCCCGCGGTGCTGGTCACCCTCGACGGTCAACTGCACGATCCCGACGCGCCGCTGCTGTGCGCCGACGACCTGGCCGCGGTCCGCGGCGACGGGGTCTTCGAGACGCTGCTGGTGCGTGACGGGCGGCCCTGCCTGCTGGAGGCGCACCTCGCGCGGCTCGGCAATTCGGCCAGGATGTTGGACCTGCCGGAGCCGGATCTGGACGCGTGGCGGGCCGCGGTGGCCGTCGGGGTGGCGCGTTGGGTGGCCGATCACCCCGACAACGGTGTCGAGGGCGTGCTGCGGCTCGTGTACAGCCGGGGTCGTGAGGGCGGCGGTCCGCCGACGGCGTTCGCGACGATCGGCGCGCTGGCCGAGCGGGTGGCCGGGGCGCGCCGCGACGGCGTCGCCGCCATCACGCTCGACCGGGGTCTGCCGGTGCAAGCCAGCGAGATGCCGTGGCTGGCGGCGGGCGCCAAGACGCTGTCGTACGCGGTGAACATGGCCGCGTTGCGGCACGCCGAACGCCACGGCGCCGGTGACGTGATCTTCGTGAGTTCCGACGGGTTCCTGCTCGAAGGGCCGCGGTCGACGGTGGTGATCGCCGCGCCGGGTGACGACGGGCAGCCGCTGCTGCTCACGCCGCCGCCGTGGTACCCGATCCTGCGGGGCACCACCCAGCAGGCGTTGTTCGAGACGGCCCGCAACAAGGGCATCGACTGTGACTACCGTGCCCTTCGTCCCGCGGATATTGTTGCTGCACAAGGGGTTTGGCTCATCTCGAGCGTCACGTTGGCCGCGCGGGTGCACACCCTCGACGGCGCGCCGCTGCGCGCAGCCACGCACGCGCCCGACGTCGCGGGCCTGGTCGACGCGGCGATCGTCAGCGATCGCTGAGCGTCGGCGAAAATCGCTTGATGGGTGCTGCCGACGCGGGTACCTTCGCCTTTACACAAGGAAGGAGGTGGTCCGACAAATTGAGTGATTCATGGACATGTGAGGTGGCTGCCCGCTAGCAGCGCCGGGAGAATTGCCCGCGCGCGCTGGCGAATTCCCCGCAGCCACCCGGCCCCCGAGCCCCTCGGTTTTGTCCAACCAGGTACCACGGCTCGGGGGCTGCCCATGTCTGGGGCCGGTGTGCCCGCGTCAGCCCTCGGGTTCTCCGGCGGGACCCGGCGCCAGCGTCGCGCACGCGTTCACGGCCTCCTGCCACTTCTGCGGATCCACACCGGGCGGTGTACCGACCACGGGTCCCGGCGGCGCGGAAACGCCATGCTCGGACAGGCAGTGCGCGTACGAGCCGTGACCGGTCGGGGTCTCGGTCGCAGAACCGCCCGTCTCGGCGGGGGCGGGTTCGGTGTCGTTCGAACCACACGCGGACAACATGGCAGCGGCCACGGCGAAAATCGCCGCCGCACGGCGGATATGGGGCACTAGCCGACGTACCTCGACAATCTGGCCGACAGATGCGGAACCAGCCCGCCGTCGGCGTCCACACGTTCCTCGACGTAACCGAGATCGCCGCCTTCGACGATGCCGTACAGCCGTTTGGCGCCGCCGACCAATGTCCCGGACTTGCTGCGCGCCAACGCATCGGTGACCAGCTCCCAC
This region of Mycolicibacterium goodii genomic DNA includes:
- a CDS encoding YgfZ/GcvT domain-containing protein, with product MSAVPTPEGSPDTGAVWHYGDPLGEQRTAATEAVVVDRSHRAVLALTGKDRLGWLHNISSQHVGAQPDGTVTENLSLDMQGRVEDHWLQTELDGTTYLDTESWRGDPLTAYLRKMVFWSDVQIEPADLGVLSLLGPGLAGDEVLAALGLDALPDEATARPLPGGGFVRRLPADGLELDVLVAREEIGDWRQRLTAAGVRPAGMWAYEAHRVAAQRPRLGVDTDERTIPHEVGWIGGPGVGAVHLDKGCYRGQETVARVHNLGRPPRMLVLLHLDGSSDRPATGDPVLAGGRTVGRLGTVVDHVDDGPIALALLKRGLPADTELVTGGSIEVPASIDPDSLPAPDSVGAGRLAIERLRNG
- a CDS encoding aminodeoxychorismate lyase, giving the protein MASHPAVLVTLDGQLHDPDAPLLCADDLAAVRGDGVFETLLVRDGRPCLLEAHLARLGNSARMLDLPEPDLDAWRAAVAVGVARWVADHPDNGVEGVLRLVYSRGREGGGPPTAFATIGALAERVAGARRDGVAAITLDRGLPVQASEMPWLAAGAKTLSYAVNMAALRHAERHGAGDVIFVSSDGFLLEGPRSTVVIAAPGDDGQPLLLTPPPWYPILRGTTQQALFETARNKGIDCDYRALRPADIVAAQGVWLISSVTLAARVHTLDGAPLRAATHAPDVAGLVDAAIVSDR